The Christiangramia flava JLT2011 genome has a segment encoding these proteins:
- a CDS encoding ROK family protein, whose protein sequence is MPIAIGVDIGGSHISSAAVDMEKSEIIPGSYFHGDVNNKASKEEIFKNWSRVINQSIEPVKDQEILGVGIAMPGPFRYKEGVALFERNDKYESLYGVSVKEELPHYFSKELPIRFLNDATSFGVGGTLINRTKNSHRVVAITLGTGFGAAFLEDNIPLVNQKDVPEDGCLWDKDFQDGIADDYFSTRWFISKYQQISGKNGVGGVKDLVKNKKIDTTEIFEEFAENMSNFLLPHLQNFDADLLVLGGSIAKSHDLFMPSVLKKWKSNNREVPVAIVENTEEAGIIGSSYLFNEPFWNKIKNNLPAI, encoded by the coding sequence ATGCCAATAGCCATTGGAGTTGATATAGGAGGAAGTCACATTAGCAGTGCGGCTGTTGATATGGAGAAGTCGGAAATCATTCCCGGCTCCTACTTTCATGGCGACGTGAACAATAAGGCCTCAAAAGAAGAAATTTTCAAGAACTGGTCTAGGGTCATCAATCAGAGTATTGAGCCGGTAAAAGATCAGGAAATCCTGGGTGTGGGAATAGCCATGCCAGGACCTTTCAGATATAAAGAGGGTGTTGCCCTTTTTGAAAGAAATGACAAATATGAGAGCCTTTACGGGGTTTCGGTAAAAGAAGAGCTTCCGCACTATTTTTCAAAAGAATTGCCCATTCGTTTTTTAAATGACGCGACTTCTTTTGGAGTAGGAGGAACGCTTATTAACAGGACCAAAAACAGTCACCGTGTGGTTGCGATCACTCTGGGAACCGGTTTTGGTGCCGCATTCTTAGAAGACAACATTCCGCTTGTCAATCAAAAAGATGTGCCGGAAGACGGTTGTCTTTGGGACAAGGATTTCCAGGACGGCATCGCTGACGATTATTTTTCCACGCGCTGGTTCATTTCAAAATATCAGCAGATCTCTGGAAAAAATGGAGTAGGCGGCGTGAAGGACCTGGTTAAGAACAAGAAAATTGATACTACCGAAATATTTGAGGAATTTGCTGAAAACATGAGCAATTTCCTTTTGCCGCATCTTCAGAATTTTGATGCTGATCTCCTTGTTTTAGGCGGAAGCATTGCCAAATCGCATGATCTGTTCATGCCTTCTGTCTTGAAGAAGTGGAAAAGCAATAATCGCGAGGTTCCTGTGGCAATTGTTGAAAATACCGAAG
- a CDS encoding glycoside hydrolase family 125 protein: protein MKRRLFIQNTALAGGLAMLNPLEMIGGNPVFGSKDFPIVRVAESERNFQSKVIEKAIKEFQKNVKDEELGWLFNNCFPNTLDTTVTYTEKNGKPDTYVITGDIDAMWLRDSSAQVWPYMAFAGEDKKLQNLIAGVVNRQTSYILKDPYANAFYDDPTKVGEWASDLTDMKPGVHERKWEIDSLCYPIRLGYNYWKTTGDTSPFDEDWQKAMKSILSVFKDQQQKEDRGEYSFMRETPHATDTRALRGYGYPVNPVGLICSAFRPSDDATVFSFLVPSNFFAVVSLNQAAEMLRELSGDSETASEMESLSKEVENALHEYAIVEHEKYGKIYAFEIDGFGNKLMMDDANVPSLLSLPYLDAITHDDEVYENTRKFIWSEDNPFFFRGKAAEGIGGPHVGMDMIWPMSLTMKGLTSLDHDEIKKCTETLKNTHGETGFMHESFHKDDPKNFSRSWFAWANTLFGEFLWKTYKENPELLT, encoded by the coding sequence ATGAAAAGAAGATTATTTATACAGAATACGGCACTTGCAGGAGGACTGGCAATGTTGAATCCTCTGGAGATGATCGGTGGAAATCCGGTTTTTGGATCAAAAGATTTCCCGATCGTTCGTGTGGCAGAAAGTGAAAGAAATTTCCAGAGCAAGGTGATCGAAAAGGCGATCAAGGAATTTCAGAAGAATGTAAAAGATGAAGAGTTGGGATGGCTATTCAATAATTGCTTTCCAAATACTCTAGATACCACGGTTACTTATACCGAAAAGAATGGAAAGCCTGACACTTACGTAATCACGGGTGACATCGATGCTATGTGGCTTCGAGATAGTTCTGCCCAGGTTTGGCCATATATGGCTTTCGCTGGTGAGGATAAAAAATTACAGAACCTGATAGCTGGTGTGGTAAATCGCCAGACGAGCTATATTCTGAAAGACCCGTATGCCAATGCTTTTTACGATGATCCGACCAAAGTTGGAGAATGGGCGAGTGATTTGACCGATATGAAACCGGGAGTTCACGAACGTAAATGGGAGATCGATTCGCTGTGTTATCCAATTAGGCTGGGATACAATTACTGGAAAACTACCGGCGATACCAGTCCATTTGATGAAGACTGGCAAAAAGCGATGAAATCTATTTTATCCGTTTTCAAGGATCAGCAGCAAAAAGAAGATCGCGGGGAGTACTCTTTTATGAGGGAAACGCCACATGCAACAGATACGCGTGCTTTGAGAGGTTATGGTTATCCTGTGAATCCAGTTGGACTGATCTGTTCGGCATTTAGGCCTAGTGATGATGCGACAGTATTTTCATTTTTAGTTCCTTCCAATTTCTTTGCCGTGGTGAGCCTGAACCAGGCTGCAGAAATGTTGAGAGAGCTTTCGGGAGATAGCGAAACCGCTTCAGAAATGGAAAGCTTAAGCAAAGAAGTGGAAAATGCGTTGCATGAATATGCGATCGTTGAGCATGAAAAATACGGAAAGATCTATGCTTTTGAAATCGATGGCTTCGGAAATAAACTGATGATGGATGATGCCAATGTGCCAAGTTTATTATCGCTGCCTTACCTCGATGCGATCACGCATGATGATGAAGTGTACGAGAATACCAGAAAATTCATCTGGTCTGAAGACAATCCGTTTTTCTTCCGCGGTAAAGCTGCTGAAGGTATTGGCGGACCGCACGTGGGAATGGATATGATCTGGCCAATGTCTCTTACCATGAAAGGTTTAACCAGCCTTGATCATGACGAGATCAAAAAATGTACTGAGACATTAAAGAATACTCATGGTGAAACCGGGTTCATGCATGAATCTTTTCATAAGGATGATCCAAAGAACTTTTCTCGTTCCTGGTTTGCCTGGGCCAATACACTTTTCGGAGAATTTCTTTGGAAGACCTATAAGGAGAACCCGGAACTTTTAACTTAA